The Candidatus Bathyarchaeota archaeon genome includes a region encoding these proteins:
- the psmB gene encoding archaeal proteasome endopeptidase complex subunit beta: MQTLKGTTTIGVACRDGVVLATDTRATMGYFIAHKKARKIYPIDDHIAMTIAGIVGDAQSVVEALKVNAQLYKYENRRAMPVRAAARLAANILFSSRFMPLLLQAVIGGIDEDGPHVFALDPLGSLIEERYVSTGSGSPVAYGVLESDLKDGVTVEEALPIVVKAVSSAMKRDAASGDSFDVALITREGYRELTEEEKRMVLEGR; this comes from the coding sequence ATGCAGACCCTTAAAGGAACCACCACTATAGGCGTAGCCTGCAGGGATGGGGTGGTCCTAGCCACGGATACGAGGGCAACCATGGGCTACTTCATAGCCCATAAGAAGGCTAGGAAGATATACCCGATAGATGATCATATAGCCATGACCATAGCGGGCATCGTGGGGGACGCTCAATCGGTCGTGGAGGCCTTGAAGGTGAACGCTCAACTATACAAGTATGAGAATAGGAGGGCGATGCCTGTGAGGGCGGCGGCCCGCCTGGCGGCCAACATACTCTTCTCCTCCAGGTTTATGCCCCTCCTGCTCCAGGCGGTTATAGGGGGTATAGACGAGGATGGGCCGCACGTCTTCGCGTTGGATCCCCTCGGGAGCCTCATCGAGGAGAGGTATGTGTCTACGGGCTCGGGATCCCCCGTCGCCTACGGCGTGTTGGAGTCGGACTTGAAGGACGGCGTCACGGTGGAGGAGGCCCTGCCGATAGTGGTTAAGGCTGTCAGTTCGGCTATGAAGAGGGATGCGGCCAGCGGGGACAGCTTCGACGTGGCTTTGATAACCCGGGAGGGGTATAGGGAGCTCACGGAGGAGGAGAAGAGGATGGTGTTGGAGGGGCGGTGA
- a CDS encoding beta-CASP ribonuclease aCPSF1 yields the protein MPRDAEVTRIEFEGPTLAIYVKNADVILDQSYIVTDIVNALHKRVVIRSDPSIRMDEANAERVIKGLVPQEAGVTSLLFDGNLGEVAIEARKPGLAIGREGVVLQEILRRTRWRPKVVRAPLIPSKIISTTRHVLHSEGEERGRILRDVGERIFRPTLKGSDYVNLTILGSAKEVGRSALLVETKESMVLIDCGVNPSSNDPSQAYPRLDDPKFDLERLDAVVISHPHIDHCAMTPFLYKYGYDGPVYCSEPTAYLMTLLQLDYLDVAAREGVHPPYDQRDVKSTVLHTMPLKYGVVTDVAPDIKLTLHNAGHILGSSIVHLHIGEGFHNIVYTGDFKFGETMLLEPASTVFPRVETLIIESTYGGPEDVMPERDEVEGEFTSMVRDTIKEGGKVLIPVPAVGRAQEIMLVLDKYIREGMIPEVPIFIEGMISEATAIHTAYPEYLARDVRNQILKRDVNPFESEYFTIVSHPSDREEIVQGGPSIILATSGMLEGGPVIDYFRYLAPEERNSIIFVSYQIEGTLGSRVKNGLKEVSLAGQGGRMEVIKINAKVHMVEGFSGHSDRKQLLRFVRKITPKPQRILVIHGERRKCEGLAETIRDGLKIEASAPEIGETLKLR from the coding sequence ATGCCCCGCGACGCCGAGGTCACGAGGATAGAGTTTGAGGGGCCGACCCTGGCCATATACGTTAAGAACGCCGACGTGATCCTGGACCAAAGCTACATAGTGACGGATATAGTGAACGCCCTCCATAAGAGGGTTGTGATCAGGTCGGATCCGTCGATAAGGATGGATGAAGCCAACGCCGAAAGGGTGATCAAGGGCCTCGTACCCCAGGAGGCCGGGGTGACGAGCCTGCTCTTCGATGGGAACCTGGGCGAGGTGGCGATAGAGGCTCGGAAGCCGGGCTTAGCCATAGGGAGGGAGGGCGTGGTGCTGCAGGAGATCCTGAGGAGGACCAGGTGGAGGCCCAAGGTCGTCAGGGCCCCCTTGATACCCTCGAAGATAATATCGACCACGAGGCACGTCCTCCACTCCGAAGGGGAGGAGAGGGGTAGGATACTCAGGGATGTGGGCGAACGGATATTCAGGCCCACCCTTAAGGGATCGGATTACGTGAACCTCACCATCCTGGGGAGCGCCAAGGAGGTCGGCAGATCCGCCCTCCTAGTGGAGACGAAGGAGAGCATGGTCCTCATAGACTGCGGGGTGAACCCGAGCTCCAACGATCCATCCCAGGCTTATCCCCGGCTGGACGACCCCAAGTTCGACCTTGAAAGGCTCGACGCCGTGGTGATATCACATCCCCACATAGACCATTGCGCCATGACCCCGTTCCTCTACAAGTATGGATACGATGGACCCGTGTACTGCTCGGAGCCCACAGCCTACCTTATGACGCTGCTCCAACTGGACTATCTGGACGTAGCAGCCAGGGAGGGTGTGCATCCACCCTACGATCAGAGGGACGTGAAGAGCACGGTCCTCCACACAATGCCCCTGAAATACGGCGTGGTGACGGATGTGGCGCCGGATATAAAATTGACCCTCCACAACGCAGGCCACATCCTAGGCTCCAGCATAGTACACCTCCACATAGGCGAGGGGTTCCACAACATCGTGTACACCGGGGACTTCAAGTTCGGGGAGACCATGCTCCTCGAACCCGCCTCAACGGTCTTCCCCAGGGTTGAGACCCTCATAATAGAGAGCACCTACGGCGGCCCGGAGGACGTGATGCCTGAGAGGGACGAGGTCGAGGGGGAGTTCACCTCCATGGTGAGGGATACGATCAAGGAGGGCGGCAAGGTATTGATCCCCGTGCCCGCGGTGGGAAGGGCCCAGGAGATAATGCTCGTCCTGGACAAGTATATAAGGGAGGGGATGATACCCGAGGTCCCGATATTCATAGAGGGGATGATCTCGGAGGCCACAGCCATCCACACCGCCTACCCGGAGTACCTGGCGAGGGACGTGAGGAACCAGATACTTAAGAGGGACGTAAACCCCTTCGAATCCGAATACTTCACCATAGTATCCCATCCGAGCGATAGGGAGGAGATAGTTCAGGGTGGCCCCTCCATAATATTAGCCACATCGGGCATGCTCGAGGGGGGCCCCGTCATAGACTACTTCAGGTATCTAGCCCCGGAGGAGAGGAACTCCATAATATTCGTGAGCTACCAGATCGAGGGCACCCTGGGATCCAGGGTGAAGAACGGGTTGAAGGAGGTATCCTTAGCGGGCCAGGGCGGGAGGATGGAGGTCATAAAGATAAACGCTAAGGTGCATATGGTGGAGGGGTTCTCCGGCCACTCCGACAGGAAGCAGCTCCTAAGGTTCGTCAGGAAGATCACCCCGAAGCCGCAGAGGATCCTGGTCATCCACGGCGAGAGGAGGAAGTGCGAGGGCCTAGCCGAGACCATAAGGGACGGCTTGAAGATAGAGGCCTCAGCCCCGGAGATAGGGGAGACCCTGAAGCTCAGGTAG
- the sepF gene encoding cell division protein SepF, with the protein MLRAASSLEERGAGLGTGNIYVKAVPLRELSELDKIKAEVSEGNILIVRITPIAKRSVEETKRAINELKAFVGSLGGDIARLGTERIVVTPPSVRIWRGE; encoded by the coding sequence GTGTTGCGCGCAGCCTCAAGCCTGGAGGAAAGAGGAGCCGGGCTGGGTACGGGAAACATCTACGTGAAGGCCGTCCCCTTGAGGGAGCTCTCGGAGCTGGATAAGATAAAGGCCGAGGTATCCGAGGGGAACATACTCATCGTGAGGATAACCCCCATCGCGAAGCGCAGCGTCGAGGAGACCAAGAGGGCTATAAACGAGCTTAAGGCCTTCGTGGGATCCCTCGGAGGAGACATAGCCAGGCTGGGGACGGAGAGGATCGTGGTAACCCCCCCATCCGTGAGGATCTGGAGGGGCGAGTGA
- a CDS encoding RNA-binding protein: MRRVTLRAKEARRILRGFSDRYPWVEAFIRVRGRVEAVELGVGRLLIVDGSPLILEFGGFMVPTLAFEEALNGLPVVVVDMGAVPHICRGADVMAPGVRSVRGVFERDGVVRVVDERHGKALCVGVALASSSEVLSLGRGRVVKNLHYVGDEAWRVLYSIK; the protein is encoded by the coding sequence TTGAGGAGGGTTACTTTGAGGGCTAAGGAGGCCAGGCGTATACTGCGGGGTTTCTCGGATAGGTATCCGTGGGTTGAGGCTTTCATCCGCGTCCGTGGGAGGGTTGAGGCGGTGGAGTTGGGCGTCGGCCGCCTCTTGATTGTGGATGGTTCCCCTTTGATATTGGAGTTTGGGGGTTTCATGGTCCCCACATTGGCCTTCGAGGAGGCTTTGAACGGCCTCCCGGTGGTCGTGGTGGATATGGGGGCCGTTCCCCATATTTGTCGGGGCGCGGACGTCATGGCCCCCGGGGTAAGGTCTGTGAGGGGTGTCTTCGAGAGGGATGGGGTTGTCCGCGTCGTCGATGAGCGCCACGGCAAGGCTTTATGCGTCGGCGTGGCTTTAGCCTCCTCATCCGAGGTTCTCAGTCTCGGCCGGGGCAGGGTGGTTAAGAATTTACATTATGTTGGGGATGAGGCGTGGAGGGTTTTGTATTCGATCAAGTAA